The Deinococcus sp. YIM 134068 genome window below encodes:
- a CDS encoding DinB family protein: MTTTAGQEVAGALATAVEAGSRVNDVLCAHLTPEMMRAVTPGGGMTVAQHLAHMAGTTRGWLSELDVGAAAPLPILYDDTREDEFVAQEDPARAAEVLREVWSAALDTATTAEGTGELSHPSTAQFITHMLIHDGHHRGQILLALKVNGFPLPDEDALWGPLRGE, translated from the coding sequence ATGACGACAACCGCAGGGCAGGAGGTCGCCGGGGCGCTGGCGACGGCGGTGGAGGCGGGGAGCCGCGTGAACGACGTGCTGTGCGCGCACCTGACGCCTGAGATGATGCGGGCGGTCACGCCGGGCGGCGGGATGACGGTCGCCCAGCACCTCGCGCACATGGCGGGGACGACGAGGGGCTGGCTCTCGGAACTGGACGTGGGCGCGGCGGCCCCCCTCCCCATCCTGTACGACGACACGCGCGAGGACGAGTTCGTGGCGCAGGAGGACCCCGCGCGGGCGGCGGAGGTCTTGCGCGAGGTCTGGTCGGCGGCCCTGGATACGGCGACCACCGCCGAGGGCACGGGCGAGCTGTCGCACCCCAGCACGGCCCAGTTCATCACCCACATGCTCATCCACGACGGGCACCACCGGGGGCAAATCCTGCTCGCCCTGAAGGTGAACGGCTTCCCCCTCCCCGACGAGGACGCGCTGTGGGGGCCGCTGCGTGGGGAATGA
- a CDS encoding MGMT family protein, translating into MGNDAPGEVSEASFHQRVRALVARIPPGRVMTYGQLALLAGRPGPGGARLAGFVMGGLLSRSQSGEETLPWQRVINAQGRVSTHKLGFGDVQERLLEAEGVTFDETWRCDLARLQWWPEEEGHGEPPDTLL; encoded by the coding sequence GTGGGGAATGACGCGCCGGGCGAGGTGTCGGAGGCCAGCTTCCACCAGCGGGTCCGGGCGCTCGTGGCGAGGATTCCGCCGGGCCGAGTGATGACCTACGGGCAGCTCGCCCTCCTCGCCGGGAGGCCGGGACCGGGCGGCGCGCGGCTGGCGGGCTTCGTGATGGGTGGCCTCCTGAGCCGGTCCCAAAGTGGCGAGGAGACGTTGCCGTGGCAGCGCGTCATTAACGCGCAGGGCCGCGTCAGCACCCATAAACTCGGCTTCGGCGACGTGCAGGAGCGGCTGCTGGAGGCCGAGGGCGTGACGTTCGACGAGACCTGGCGCTGCGACCTCGCCCGGTTGCAGTGGTGGCCGGAGGAAGAGGGGCACGGGGAGCCGCCGGACACGCTGCTGTAG